A single genomic interval of Helianthus annuus cultivar XRQ/B chromosome 13, HanXRQr2.0-SUNRISE, whole genome shotgun sequence harbors:
- the LOC110901520 gene encoding protein NYNRIN-like — protein sequence MVKKPNGSWRMCVDYKDLNKACPRDCYALPDIDEKIDSLATFRWKCFLDCYKGYHQVQMAVQDEDKTAFRTPTGLYCYTKMPFGLKNAGATYQRLMNETFSDPIGKYIEVYMDDLVIMSKEESTMLANIQNTFNTLRSVSIKLNPAKCSFGMEEGKFLGFIVTKDGFKVNPEKVQAIERMPSPANIKDTQKLAGRLAALNRFLANHVAKSFPFIKTLRNCMKKSQFQWTPEAESAFREMKDCLIRLPTLTAPNKGEPLVLYLSASDRAVGAVLLVDRQGIQTPVYYVSRTLTDPETRYAIMEKLVLALIHASRRLRRPEVSGRLAKWAIELGGHNVVFRPRPSIKGQVLVDFMTEVPGDKDRECKAMEKAEKKQTEEPWLLYTDGASNEDGAGAGLRLVSPDKHEFTYAIRLDFKSTNNEAEYEAFLAGLRLAIKMGVRHIEAHVDSMLVAGQINGQYEAKGDVMALYLNQAKTLLQTFYSYKVHHINRSENKPADALSKLASTSFQHLAKDVRIEILSNPSVPLREVSVIQTGTTSWMTPIIMYLQSGILPENKAEARKIQYKSEHYQMADGILYRKSYLGPLLRCVDADDANYLIREMHEGICGIHAGPRMVVAKVMNAGYYWPGMHLDAVKELRKCSGCQRHAPKTMRPKNELVPVTTAWPFQQWGIDMVGPFPEAPGAVKFIIVAVDYFTKWVEAKALASTTSAVVKRFIWEQIICRFGLPLRIITDNGTNFAADDLERWFKELHIEHTFSSVAHPQGNGQVEAVNKSIVDGIKARLGEKRRGWVDELPSILWAHRTMPKTSNGETPFSLVYGSEAVIPAEIGLPSPRMLSMNCSAREPTNYAPSTTKRFHEPGMPNNSESATCNTTM from the exons ATGGTAAAGAAACCAAATGGCAGctggagaatgtgtgtcgactataaggatctgaacaaggcatgtccccGTGACTGCTACGCTTTACCAGACATAGACGAGAAAATCGATTCTTTGGCAACATTCCGGTGGAAATGTTTtctggattgctacaaagggtaccatcaagttCAAATGGCCGTTCAAGACGAAGATAAAACCGCATTTCGCACGCCAACAGGCCTGTATTGCTACACCaagatgccttttggcttgaAAAATGCAGGCGCGACATACCAAAGGTTGATGAACGAAACATTCAGTGACCCCATTGGTAAGTACATAGAAGTGTACATGGATGATCTGGTAATCATGAGCAAAGAGGAAAGCACGATGCTGGCGAACATACAGAATACCTTTAATACGCTGCGTAGCGTAAGTATCAAGCTGAACCCAGCAAAGTGCTCATTCggaatggaagaagggaagttcttGGGCTTCATCGTCACAAAGGATGGTTTTAAGGTAAATCCAGAAAAGGTCCAAGCAATAGAAAGGATGCCCTCACCAGCAAACATCAAAGACACGCAAAAACTAGCAGGACGATTAGCCGCACTCAATCGTTTCTTAGCTAATCACGTTGCAAAATCCTTCCCATTCATCAAGACCTTGCGCAATTGCATGAAGAAAAGCCAGTTccaatggactccggaagcagagagtgcgttccgcgagatgaaagattgCCTCATAAGACTGCCAACACTAACCGCACCAAACAAGGGAGAACCTTTGGTACTCTACCTGTCAGCTTCCGACAGGGCAGTCGGGGCCGTATTACTCGTCGATCGTCAAGGTATTCAAACACCAGTTTACTATGTGTCGCGAACCTTGACCGATCCAGAAACTCGGTATGCAATCATGGAGAAGCTAGTCCTTGCGCTGATTCACGCTTCAAGACGGCTGCGCAG GCCAGAAGTATCAGGAAGGCTAGCTAAATGGGCAATAGAACTGGGGGGTCACAATGTGGTTTTCAGACCAAGACCATCAATCAAAGGCCAGGTCTTGGTAGATTTTATGACGGAAGTCCCAGGCGACAAAGACAGAGAATGCAAAGCGATGGAGAAAGCTGAGAAAAAGCAAACAGAGGAGCCATGGCTGTTGTATacagatggtgcatctaatgAAGACGGAGCAGGCGCGGGACTAAGGCTGGTAAGCCCAGACAAACATGAATTCACATACGCCATACGCCTGGacttcaaaagcacaaacaacgaagcCGAGTACGAAGCCTTCCTGGCTGGCCTGAGATTGGCAATCAAAATGGGGGTCCGACACATCGAAGCGCATGTGGACTCCATGTTAGTAGCAGGCCAAATCAATGGTCAATATGAAGCCAAGGGCGATGTAATGGCACTTTATCTCAACCAAGCGAAAACGTTGCTACAAACCTTCTATTCCTACAAGGTGCACCATAtaaatcgaagcgaaaacaagccgGCGGACGCTTTAAGCAAGCTTGCATCAACAAGTTTCCAGCACCTAGCAAAGGATGTGCGCATAGAGATCTTGAGCAACCCATCCGTTCCACTCAGAGAAGTAAGCGTAATCCAGACAGGAACAACGTCCTGGATGACGCCGATAATCATGTACTTGCAGTCTGGGATACTTCCAGAAAACAAAGCCGAGGCGCGAAAGATCCAATACAAATCAGAACACTATCAGATGGCAGATGGGATACTGTACCGAAAGTCGTATCTTGGCCCACTACTACGATGTGTTGACGCCGACGACGCAAATTACCTGATCCGGGAAATGCATGAAGGAATTTGTGGTATCCATGCCGGGCCTCGAATGGTAGTggcaaaagtgatgaatgccggatactactggcccgggatgcacCTTGATGCTGTGAAAGAACTGAGAAAGTGTAGTGGCTGTCAGAGGCATGCGCCAAAGACCATGCGCCCCAAGAATGAACTAGTGCCTGTAACaaccgcatggccttttcaacaatggggcatagacatggtaggTCCCTTCCCAGAAGCACCGGGGGCAgtcaagttcataatagtcgcggttgactacttcaccaagtgggtagaagCAAAGGCGCTTGCATCAACCACATCGGCAGTCGTCAAACgattcatatgggaacaaatcatatgtCGGTTTGGCTTACCTCTCCGAATCATCACCGATAATGGAACTAACTTTGCAGCAGACGacctcgaacgatggttcaaagaactACACATCGAGCATACCTTCTCTTCGGTTGcgcacccgcaagggaatggtcaagtAGAGGCAGTCAACAAAAGTATCGTTGATGGTATCAAGGCAAGGCTCGGCGAGAAACGAAGAGGCTGGGTCGACGAACTACCAAGCATACTGtgggcccatagaacaatgccaaaaacaagcaacggtGAAACGCCGTTCAGTTTGGTCTATGGGTCTGAAGCTGTTATCCCAGCAGAAATCGGGTTGCCATCTCCAAGGATGCTCTCCATGAAT TGCTCGGCAAGGGAACCTACAAACTACGCACCATCaacgacaaagaggttccacgaacctggaatgccCAACAACTCCGAAAGTGCTACATGTAACACAACCATGTAA